A single region of the Thermococcus sp. Bubb.Bath genome encodes:
- a CDS encoding antitoxin family protein — protein MPEIIELKYKNGVFIPLRKVPLKEGEVVYVEIIKPKVVTKKFQGKLRELRERAKRVENAHRILEEMRDDSR, from the coding sequence CGAGATAATTGAGCTGAAGTACAAAAATGGAGTTTTCATACCCCTCAGAAAAGTGCCGCTGAAGGAGGGGGAGGTAGTTTACGTCGAGATAATAAAACCCAAAGTGGTAACCAAGAAGTTCCAGGGGAAACTCCGTGAGCTCCGCGAGAGAGCGAAGAGAGTGGAGAATGCCCACAGAATCCTTGAGGAGATGAGGGATGATAGTCGTTGA